A region from the Brassica napus cultivar Da-Ae chromosome C8, Da-Ae, whole genome shotgun sequence genome encodes:
- the LOC106419602 gene encoding uncharacterized protein LOC106419602: MHLRGNGLLETNDSSKTVSDEKKAKAMIFLRHHIHDGLKDEYITKEDPCDLWKSLKERFDHQKYVILPKAKHVWIHLWFQDYKSVSEFNSAMFGITSRRMLCGEKISDYDMIEKTLSTFHPENVILQQQYRVNGYTRYSELMQVLLVAKQNNQLVTLNHQARPTGSAPFPEVNVASSSYDNRRERGRGRGGNRYHGRGRG; encoded by the coding sequence ATGCACTTGAGAGGAAACGGGCTTTTGGAAACCAACGATAGTTCGAAAACGGTGTCAGATGAGAAAAAGGCTAAAGCCATGATATTTTTACGACACCACATCCATGATGGTTTAAAGGATGAATATATTACGAAagaggatccttgtgacctcTGGAAATCTTTAAAAGAGAGGTTCGATCACCAGAAATATGTGATCTTACCGAAAGCTAAACACGTGTGGATCCATCTCTGGTTCCAGGATTACAAAAGTGTTAGTGAGTTTAATTCTGCGATGTTCGGAATTACTTCAAGGAGGATGTTATGTGGAGAGAAAATAAGTGATTATGATATGATCGAGAAAACTCTCTCCACGTTCCATCCTGAAAATGTAATCCTGCAGCAACAATACCGGGTGAATGGATATACCCGTTACTCGGAGTTGATGCAAGTCCTTCTTGTAGCGAAGCAGAATAATCAACTCGTGACTTTAAACCATCAAGCTCGTCCCACTGGATCTGCTCCATTCCCGGAAGTGAATGTTGCATCATCCAGTTATGATAATAGAAGAGAACGAGGTCGTGGACGTGGTGGAAACCGTTATcatggtcgtggaagaggatga